ACCAGTTCTTCCGGCTCTGCTATAGCAATGTTGCCAGTAGCTGAAGAATACAAAAAAATACTCATCGTTGAGCCCGCAGTGGCGGATGCGATTACCGGTGAAAAATGGAACCGCTACATCTTCCGTACCAGCCGTAATTCCATGCAGGATGGCCTGGCTGCTGCCAGCACCATCAAGTCCGGTGGCAGTATTGCCTTCCTGGCGCAGGATTATGCTTTTGGCCGTGATGGCGTGAAAGCAGCCAAGGATGCGTTGAGTGCAGTCGGTGCCAAGGCCAAGATAGTCCATGAAGAATATGCGGCACAAAACACGACCGACTTTACCGCAGCGGCTCAGCGCATTTTTGATGTGCTGAAAGACAAGCCGGAACCGCGAGTCTTGCAAATCATTTGGGCGGGTCCCAATCCCATGAACAAGTTGGCTGACATGAAGCCTGAACGCTTCGGCATTACTCTGGCTCCTGGTGGCAATATCCTGCCCGTCATGAAAAACTGGAAGACTTATGTAGGAACCCAGGGCACAATTTATTACTACTATGACTTCCCAAAAAACAAGATGAATGACTGGCTAGTGGCGGAGCATACCAAGCGTTTCAAAGCACCACCTGATTTCTTTACTGCAGGCGGTTTTGCTGCCGCCAGTGCCGTGTACGCAGCCATCAGCAAAGCCAAATCCACGGATACTGAAAAACTCATCACAGCCATGGAAGGCATGGAATTTGACACGCCTAAAGGCAAGATGAATTTCCGCAAGGAAGATCATCAGGCCATGCAGGCCATGTACCATTTCAAGATCAAGAAAGATCAAAAGAATGAATGGGATTTGCTGGAACTGGTCAGGGAAATCCCCTCCAGTGAGTTGCCAGTCCCTGTCAAGAACAAGCGCTGATGATGGCAGGCGAACAAATGAGTGGTGCACCGTCGTTATCAACGCGTGACCTCAGCATACGGTTTGGCGGCCATGTGGCCGTCAACCAGGTCACTGCAGACTTTTATCCCGGCACCCTGACTGTCATCGTGGGCCCTAACGGTGCGGGTAAAACCACTTACTTCAATTTGATGTCAGGTCAATTGCCAGCCAGCTCAGGCAGCGTACATTTGTTTGGTGTGGATATTACAGCCAAGGGTGCGGCTGAGCGTACGTGCAGGGGTATAGGCCGGGCTTTTCAACTGACCAATCTTTTCCCGAATTTGTCTGTCATGGAAAATGTCAGGCTGGCAGTGCAAAGCAGGGCGGGGCTGGGGTTGAATATTTTTTCTTTATGGTCATCCCATGCCAGCCTGTTGAAACGGGCAGAACATTATCTCGATAAGGTTGCGCTGGCTGACCGCAAGTCGGACAAAGTCGCTGCGCTGTCGCATGGCGATAAACGCAAACTTGAAGTCGCGATATTACTGGCACTGGAGCCAGAAGTCATGATGTTCGATGAACCCACCGCAGGCATGAGTGTCGATGAAGTGCCAGTGGTGCTTGACCTGATCCATCAGGTCAAGGCTGAACGCAAGAAAACCATTTTGCTGGTTGAGCACAAGATGGATGTCGTGCGTTCACTGGCTGACCGCATCATCGTCCTGCATAACGGTGCGCTGGTAGCAGACGGTGAACCTGTCAGCGTCATGGCGTCTGCCATTGTACAGGAGGCCTATCTGGGCGTTGCCCCTGAACCCACGGGAGAGCAGCATGTCTGAAGCCATACTGACACTGGCCGGTGTGCATACCCATATCGGTGAATACCACATTCTGCAAGGTGTGGACATGCAGGTGCCACGCGGTGGTCTCTCGGTTTTATTGGGCCGCAATGGCGCAGGCAAGACTACGACCCTGCGCACCATCATGGGCCTGTGGAAAGCCAGCCAGGGCAAGATACATTTCGATGGCCGCGATATCACTGCCATGGCAACGCCAGATATCGCCCAGCTAGGCATTGCCTATGTACCAGAAAGCATGGCGATATTTTCTGACTTGACGGTTAAAGAAAATCTGCTGCTGGCCGCCCGCAATGGCCCGCTCGATAATAATCGTGTTGAATGGATATGCGGTTTCTTCCCCGCTTTGAAAAAATTCTGGAACTACCCGGCAGGTAATTTATCTGGTGGCCAAAAGCAAATGGTGGCGATCGCCCGCGCCATCGTCGAACCACGCAAGCTGATTTTGGTTGATGAACCGACCAAAGGCCTGGCACCTGCCATCATCCTCAGCCTCATGGCTGCCTTTAATGAATTGAAAGCCAGTGACACCACCATCTTGCTGGTCGAGCAGAATTTCAATTTCGTGCGCAAGCTTGGGGATACAGTTGCCGTCATGGATGATGGCCGTGTTGTCCATACCGGTG
This is a stretch of genomic DNA from Undibacterium sp. KW1. It encodes these proteins:
- a CDS encoding ABC transporter ATP-binding protein; protein product: MAGEQMSGAPSLSTRDLSIRFGGHVAVNQVTADFYPGTLTVIVGPNGAGKTTYFNLMSGQLPASSGSVHLFGVDITAKGAAERTCRGIGRAFQLTNLFPNLSVMENVRLAVQSRAGLGLNIFSLWSSHASLLKRAEHYLDKVALADRKSDKVAALSHGDKRKLEVAILLALEPEVMMFDEPTAGMSVDEVPVVLDLIHQVKAERKKTILLVEHKMDVVRSLADRIIVLHNGALVADGEPVSVMASAIVQEAYLGVAPEPTGEQHV
- a CDS encoding substrate-binding domain-containing protein; this translates as MQQKNRFKLVCLSLALSSVFASASSLAQDLKIALIAGKTGALEAYAKETETGFMMGLEYLTGGKMEINGRKIKVIVKDDQSKPDLGRTALAEAFGDDKADIAVGTSSSGSAIAMLPVAEEYKKILIVEPAVADAITGEKWNRYIFRTSRNSMQDGLAAASTIKSGGSIAFLAQDYAFGRDGVKAAKDALSAVGAKAKIVHEEYAAQNTTDFTAAAQRIFDVLKDKPEPRVLQIIWAGPNPMNKLADMKPERFGITLAPGGNILPVMKNWKTYVGTQGTIYYYYDFPKNKMNDWLVAEHTKRFKAPPDFFTAGGFAAASAVYAAISKAKSTDTEKLITAMEGMEFDTPKGKMNFRKEDHQAMQAMYHFKIKKDQKNEWDLLELVREIPSSELPVPVKNKR
- a CDS encoding ABC transporter ATP-binding protein, with protein sequence MSEAILTLAGVHTHIGEYHILQGVDMQVPRGGLSVLLGRNGAGKTTTLRTIMGLWKASQGKIHFDGRDITAMATPDIAQLGIAYVPESMAIFSDLTVKENLLLAARNGPLDNNRVEWICGFFPALKKFWNYPAGNLSGGQKQMVAIARAIVEPRKLILVDEPTKGLAPAIILSLMAAFNELKASDTTILLVEQNFNFVRKLGDTVAVMDDGRVVHTGGMQALADDNDLQQHLLGLSLAAHQ